Proteins from one Escherichia coli genomic window:
- the gudX gene encoding enolase C-terminal domain-like protein, translating to MATQSSPVITDMKVIPVAGHDSMLLNIGGAHNAYFTRNIVVLTDNAGHTGIGEAPGGEVIYQTLVDAIPMVLGQEIARLNKVVQQVHKGNQAADFDTFGKGAWTFELRVNAVAALEAALLDLLGKVLNVPVCELLGPGKQRDAITVLGYLFYIGDRTKTDLPYLENTPGNHEWYQLRHQKAMNSEAVVRLAEASQDRYGFKDFKLKGGVLPGEQEIDTVRALKKRFPDARITVDPNGAWLLDEAISLCKGLNDVLTYAEDPCGAEQGFSGREVMAEFRRATGLPVATNMIATNWREMGHAVMLNAVDIPLADPHFWTLSGAVRVAQLCDDWGLTWGCHSNNHFDISLAMFTHVGAAAPGNPTAIDTHWIWQEGDCRLTKNPLEIKNGKIAVPDAPGLGVELDWEQVQKAHEAYKRLPGGARNDAGPMQYLIPGWTFDRKRPVFGRH from the coding sequence ATGGCGACACAATCTAGTCCTGTTATTACTGATATGAAAGTCATTCCGGTGGCCGGGCATGACAGCATGTTGCTTAATATTGGTGGTGCACATAACGCATATTTCACCCGCAATATTGTGGTACTCACCGATAACGCCGGGCATACCGGTATTGGTGAAGCGCCCGGCGGAGAGGTGATTTATCAGACACTGGTCGATGCTATTCCGATGGTGCTGGGCCAGGAGATCGCACGACTGAATAAAGTGGTTCAGCAGGTGCATAAAGGTAATCAGGCAGCCGATTTTGATACCTTCGGCAAAGGTGCCTGGACTTTTGAATTGCGCGTTAATGCCGTGGCGGCGCTGGAAGCCGCCTTGCTTGACCTGTTAGGTAAGGTGCTGAATGTTCCGGTCTGCGAACTGCTAGGGCCTGGCAAGCAACGTGACGCTATTACCGTCCTCGGTTATCTGTTTTATATCGGTGATCGGACTAAAACCGATCTTCCTTATCTGGAAAATACGCCGGGCAACCATGAGTGGTATCAGTTGCGCCACCAAAAAGCGATGAACAGCGAAGCCGTTGTGCGTCTGGCGGAAGCTTCACAGGATCGCTATGGCTTTAAAGATTTCAAACTTAAGGGCGGAGTGTTACCTGGCGAGCAAGAAATCGACACTGTTCGTGCATTGAAGAAACGCTTCCCGGATGCGCGAATTACCGTTGATCCCAACGGTGCATGGCTGCTTGATGAAGCCATTTCTCTGTGCAAAGGGCTGAATGATGTTCTCACCTATGCGGAAGACCCGTGCGGCGCTGAGCAGGGTTTCTCCGGACGTGAAGTGATGGCTGAGTTTCGACGGGCGACCGGCTTGCCCGTCGCGACTAACATGATCGCCACCAACTGGCGCGAAATGGGCCATGCGGTGATGCTCAATGCGGTAGATATTCCACTTGCCGATCCGCATTTCTGGACGCTTTCCGGTGCAGTCCGCGTGGCGCAGCTTTGCGACGACTGGGGGCTGACCTGGGGCTGCCATTCCAATAACCACTTTGATATCTCTCTGGCGATGTTTACCCATGTGGGTGCGGCGGCACCGGGTAATCCTACCGCTATCGATACCCACTGGATTTGGCAGGAGGGAGATTGTCGCCTGACCAAAAATCCGCTGGAGATTAAAAACGGAAAAATTGCCGTTCCTGATGCGCCCGGTCTGGGCGTGGAACTGGACTGGGAGCAGGTACAAAAGGCGCATGAGGCCTATAAACGTCTGCCTGGCGGTGCGCGTAACGACGCGGGCCCGATGCAGTACCTGATCCCCGGCTGGACCTTTGACCGTAAACGTCCCGTTTTCGGCCGTCATTGA
- the gudD gene encoding glucarate dehydratase, with the protein MSSQFTTPVVTEMQVIPVAGHDSMLMNLSGAHAPFFTRNIVIIKDNSGHTGVGEIPGGEKIRKTLEDAIPLVVGKTLGEYKNVLTLVRNTFADRDAGGRGLQTFDLRTTIHVVTGIEAAMLDLLGQHLGVNVASLLGDGQQRSEVEMLGYLFFVGNRKATPLPYQSQPDDSCDWYRLRHEEAMTPDAVVRLAEAAYEKYGFNDFKLKGGVLAGEEEAESIVALAQRFPQARITLDPNGAWSLNEAIKIGKYLKGSLAYAEDPCGAEQGFSGREVMAEFRRATGLPTATNMIATDWRQMGHTLSLQSVDIPLADPHFWTMQGSVRVAQMCHEFGLTWGSHSNNHFDISLAMFTHVAAAAPGKITAIDTHWIWQEGNQRLTKEPFEIKGGLVQVPQKPGLGVEIDMDQVMKAHELYQKHGLGARDDAMGMQYLIPGWTFDNKRPCMVR; encoded by the coding sequence ATGAGTTCTCAATTTACGACGCCTGTTGTTACTGAAATGCAGGTCATCCCGGTGGCGGGCCATGACAGTATGCTGATGAATCTGAGTGGTGCACACGCACCGTTCTTCACGCGTAATATTGTGATTATCAAAGATAATTCTGGTCACACTGGCGTAGGGGAAATTCCCGGCGGCGAGAAAATCCGTAAAACGCTGGAAGATGCAATTCCGCTGGTGGTGGGTAAAACGCTGGGTGAATACAAAAACGTTCTGACGCTGGTGCGTAATACTTTTGCCGATCGTGATGCCGGTGGGCGCGGTTTGCAGACATTTGATTTGCGGACCACTATTCATGTGGTTACTGGGATAGAAGCGGCAATGCTGGATCTGCTGGGGCAGCATCTGGGGGTTAACGTGGCATCGCTGCTGGGCGATGGTCAACAGCGTAGCGAAGTCGAAATGCTCGGTTATCTGTTCTTCGTCGGTAATCGCAAAGCCACACCGCTGCCGTATCAAAGCCAGCCGGATGACTCATGCGACTGGTATCGCCTGCGTCACGAAGAAGCGATGACGCCGGATGCGGTGGTGCGCCTGGCGGAAGCGGCATATGAAAAATATGGCTTCAACGATTTCAAACTGAAGGGCGGTGTACTGGCCGGAGAAGAAGAAGCCGAATCTATTGTGGCACTGGCGCAACGCTTCCCGCAGGCGCGTATTACCCTCGATCCTAACGGTGCCTGGTCGCTGAACGAAGCGATTAAAATCGGTAAATACCTGAAAGGTTCGCTGGCTTATGCAGAAGATCCGTGTGGTGCGGAGCAAGGTTTCTCCGGGCGTGAAGTGATGGCAGAGTTCCGTCGCGCGACTGGCCTGCCGACCGCAACCAATATGATCGCCACCGACTGGCGGCAGATGGGCCATACGCTCTCGTTACAATCCGTTGATATCCCGCTGGCGGATCCGCATTTCTGGACGATGCAAGGTTCGGTACGTGTGGCGCAAATGTGCCATGAGTTTGGCCTGACCTGGGGTTCACACTCTAACAACCACTTCGATATTTCCCTGGCGATGTTTACCCATGTAGCCGCTGCTGCACCGGGTAAAATTACTGCTATTGATACGCACTGGATCTGGCAGGAAGGCAATCAGCGTCTGACCAAAGAACCGTTTGAGATCAAAGGCGGGCTGGTACAGGTGCCGCAAAAACCAGGATTGGGCGTAGAAATCGATATGGATCAGGTGATGAAAGCCCACGAGCTGTATCAGAAACACGGGCTTGGCGCGCGTGACGATGCAATGGGAATGCAGTATCTGATTCCTGGCTGGACGTTCGATAACAAGCGTCCATGCATGGTGCGTTAA
- the barA gene encoding two-component sensor histidine kinase BarA, with protein sequence MTNYSLRARMMILILAPTVLIGLLLSIFFVVHRYNDLQRQLEDAGASIIEPLAVSTEYGMSLQNRESIGQLISVLHRRHSDIVRAISVYDENNRLFVTSNFHLDPSSMQLGSNVPFPRQLTVTRDGDIMILRTPIISESYSPDESPSSDAKNSQNMLGYIALELDLKSVRLQQYKEIFISSVMMLFCIGIALIFGWRLMRDVTGPIRNMVNTVDRIRRGQLDSRVEGFMLGELDMLKNGINSMAMSLAAYHEEMQHNIDQATSDLRETLEQMEIQNVELDLAKKRAQEAARIKSEFLANMSHELRTPLNGVIGFTRLTLKTELTPTQRDHLNTIERSANNLLAIINDVLDFSKLEAGKLILESIPFPLRSTLDEVVTLLAHSSHDKGLELTLNIKSDVPDNVIGDPLRLQQIITNLVGNAIKFTENGNIDILVEKRALSNTKVQIEVQIRDTGIGIPERDQSRLFQAFRQADASISRRHGGTGLGLVITQKLVNEMGGDISFHSQPNRGSTFWFHINLDLNPNIIIEGPSTQCLAGKRLAYVEPNSAAAQCTLDILSETPLEVVYSPTFSALPPAHYDMMLLGIAVTFREPLTMQHERLAKAVSMTDFLMLALPCHAQVNAEKLKQDGIGACLLKPLTPTRLFPALTEFCHHKQNTLLPVTDESKLAMTVMAVDDNPANLKLIGALLEDMVQHVELCDSGHQAVERAKQMPFDLILMDIQMPDMDGIRACELIHQLPHQQQTPVIAVTAHAMAGQKEKLLGAGMSDYLAKPIEEERLHNLLLRYKPGSGISSRVVTPEVNEIVVNPNATLDWQLALRQAAGKTDLARDMLQMLLDFLPEVRNKVEEQLVGENPEGLVDLIHKLHGSCGYSGVPRMKNLCQLIEQQLRSGTKEEDLEPELLELLDEMDNVAREASKILG encoded by the coding sequence ATGACCAACTACAGCCTGCGCGCACGCATGATGATTCTGATCCTGGCACCGACCGTCCTTATTGGTTTATTGCTGAGTATCTTTTTCGTTGTGCATCGCTATAACGACTTGCAGCGTCAACTGGAAGATGCCGGAGCCAGCATTATTGAGCCGCTTGCAGTTTCTACTGAATATGGCATGAGCCTGCAAAATCGCGAATCTATCGGTCAGTTAATAAGCGTACTGCATCGTCGCCATTCCGATATTGTTCGCGCGATTTCGGTTTATGATGAAAATAACCGACTCTTTGTCACCTCCAATTTTCATCTTGATCCCTCATCAATGCAGCTCGGCAGCAACGTGCCGTTTCCTCGCCAGCTCACTGTCACACGTGACGGTGATATTATGATCTTACGCACACCAATTATTTCCGAGAGTTATTCCCCCGACGAATCGCCCAGTAGTGATGCCAAAAATAGTCAAAATATGCTGGGATATATCGCGCTTGAACTGGATCTAAAATCGGTTCGCTTGCAGCAATATAAAGAGATCTTTATTTCCAGCGTGATGATGCTGTTTTGTATCGGTATTGCGCTTATTTTTGGCTGGCGACTCATGCGTGATGTAACCGGTCCAATTCGCAACATGGTGAATACCGTCGACCGTATCCGTCGCGGACAACTCGACAGCCGAGTGGAAGGATTTATGCTCGGCGAGCTGGATATGCTGAAAAATGGCATCAACTCGATGGCAATGTCGCTGGCAGCTTATCACGAAGAGATGCAGCACAATATCGACCAGGCGACGTCCGATCTGCGTGAAACGCTGGAGCAGATGGAAATTCAGAACGTTGAGTTGGATCTGGCGAAAAAGCGCGCCCAGGAAGCGGCGCGTATTAAATCCGAGTTTCTGGCAAATATGTCACACGAGCTGCGTACACCACTGAATGGTGTTATTGGCTTTACCCGCCTGACGCTGAAAACAGAATTAACACCAACGCAGCGCGATCACCTGAATACGATTGAACGTTCGGCAAATAATTTGCTGGCAATTATTAATGATGTTCTCGACTTCTCGAAACTGGAAGCAGGTAAGCTGATTCTGGAAAGTATTCCATTCCCACTACGCAGCACGCTGGATGAAGTCGTTACCCTGCTGGCACATTCTTCTCACGATAAAGGGCTGGAACTGACGCTCAATATTAAGAGCGACGTGCCCGATAACGTAATTGGCGACCCACTGCGATTACAGCAAATCATCACTAACCTGGTGGGGAATGCAATTAAATTCACCGAGAATGGCAACATTGATATTCTGGTAGAAAAACGTGCGCTGAGTAATACCAAAGTGCAGATTGAAGTGCAGATTCGGGATACTGGCATTGGTATTCCGGAACGCGATCAATCGCGCTTATTCCAGGCCTTCCGACAGGCTGATGCCAGTATTTCCCGCCGTCATGGTGGCACCGGGCTGGGGCTGGTGATTACACAAAAACTGGTTAATGAAATGGGCGGCGATATTTCGTTCCATAGCCAGCCGAATCGCGGTTCAACTTTCTGGTTCCACATTAATCTCGATCTGAATCCGAACATTATTATCGAAGGGCCATCCACCCAGTGCCTCGCCGGCAAGCGCCTGGCCTATGTCGAACCAAACTCCGCAGCAGCGCAATGCACGCTGGATATTTTAAGTGAAACGCCGCTGGAAGTGGTTTATAGCCCAACGTTCTCCGCGCTGCCTCCCGCGCATTACGACATGATGTTATTAGGCATTGCGGTGACCTTCCGCGAGCCGCTAACAATGCAACATGAGCGATTAGCGAAAGCGGTATCGATGACCGATTTTCTGATGCTGGCACTTCCTTGCCATGCACAAGTCAATGCTGAAAAACTTAAGCAAGATGGTATCGGCGCGTGTCTGCTGAAACCATTAACACCTACGCGCCTGTTCCCTGCCCTGACGGAATTTTGTCATCACAAACAAAACACGCTTTTGCCTGTTACCGATGAAAGTAAGCTGGCAATGACTGTCATGGCGGTTGATGACAACCCCGCTAACCTGAAACTTATCGGCGCGTTACTGGAAGATATGGTGCAACATGTAGAGCTTTGCGATAGCGGGCATCAGGCCGTTGAACGGGCGAAACAGATGCCGTTCGATCTGATCTTAATGGATATTCAAATGCCGGACATGGACGGAATTCGGGCCTGCGAACTCATCCACCAGCTCCCCCATCAGCAACAAACGCCGGTTATCGCGGTAACGGCGCATGCAATGGCCGGGCAAAAAGAGAAGCTGCTTGGCGCAGGGATGAGCGATTATCTGGCGAAACCGATTGAAGAAGAACGATTGCATAATTTGCTGTTGCGCTACAAGCCTGGCAGCGGTATTTCCTCTCGGGTCGTGACCCCCGAAGTCAATGAAATTGTGGTGAACCCGAATGCGACCCTCGACTGGCAACTGGCACTACGCCAGGCAGCAGGAAAAACCGATTTAGCGCGCGATATGCTGCAAATGTTACTCGATTTCCTGCCTGAAGTTCGCAACAAAGTTGAGGAACAGCTGGTTGGAGAAAACCCGGAAGGCCTGGTTGATTTGATTCATAAACTGCATGGCAGTTGCGGCTATAGCGGTGTGCCGCGTATGAAGAATCTCTGCCAACTGATCGAACAACAGCTACGTAGCGGTACTAAAGAAGAAGATTTGGAGCCGGAGCTGCTGGAACTGTTGGACGAGATGGATAATGTAGCTCGCGAAGCCAGCAAAATTCTCGGGTAA